A part of Abyssisolibacter fermentans genomic DNA contains:
- a CDS encoding YjiH family protein, giving the protein MKTEKTITENYIDLHNKKHYSEAELNDMNFIDSIKVDNNQRKKGLIKALIFTTIALFIFFIPLSINGESTILFGYIYGTLKKMIGIAGLWICAFFIAGNAIISFYGKYKASKDSKLYDLYSGDSKAHPFIYLAGAVFMVLFTIDRSFSWFSGPEFIVSPDIGGVVINGVVLATLWVLPLSAIFMPFLLNYGGIDFIGTLMEPLMRPIFRVPGKSSVDAISSFVSSSSVAVLITNNLYKNNVYTKREAIVITTCFSAVSVGFASVVISTAGMGHDFSKIYFLSLFLSFVISIIMCRIPPLKNREDVYYNGKVQTEEDRKTLDTTSESLVNKAVSRAAKKALLSENITKHIKTNIKEAMSVMPKVLSFTVAAGIIGLIIAEYTPVFEWIGMIFLPLLKICGVPSPEIIAPALTVGIAEMFLPVLMIKSHITVMTEAARFFIVVVSMVQIIFFSETASLILATKMPVKARELVIIFFERTLIAIPLVALVMHILY; this is encoded by the coding sequence TCAGAGAAAAAAGGGTTTGATTAAAGCATTAATTTTCACAACAATAGCATTGTTCATATTTTTCATACCATTATCTATTAATGGTGAATCTACTATATTATTCGGATATATTTACGGAACATTGAAAAAAATGATTGGAATAGCGGGGCTTTGGATATGTGCATTTTTCATAGCTGGAAATGCAATAATTAGTTTTTATGGTAAGTATAAGGCATCAAAAGACAGTAAGTTATATGACCTTTACAGTGGAGATTCCAAGGCGCATCCTTTTATATATTTGGCAGGTGCAGTATTCATGGTATTATTTACTATCGATCGAAGTTTTTCATGGTTTAGCGGTCCTGAATTTATTGTTTCACCTGACATTGGAGGAGTAGTTATAAATGGCGTAGTTTTGGCAACATTATGGGTTCTTCCGTTGAGCGCAATTTTTATGCCGTTTTTACTTAACTATGGAGGAATCGATTTTATAGGAACACTGATGGAACCATTGATGCGTCCAATATTCAGAGTTCCTGGGAAAAGTTCTGTAGATGCTATATCTTCATTTGTTTCATCATCATCAGTTGCAGTTCTAATAACTAATAATTTATATAAAAACAATGTTTACACAAAAAGAGAAGCAATTGTAATTACAACGTGTTTTAGTGCCGTAAGTGTTGGATTTGCGTCAGTGGTAATTTCAACGGCAGGTATGGGACATGATTTTTCAAAAATTTATTTTCTATCACTATTTTTATCTTTTGTGATTTCTATTATAATGTGTAGAATACCACCATTAAAAAACAGAGAAGATGTTTATTACAATGGTAAAGTTCAAACAGAAGAAGATAGAAAAACTCTCGATACAACTTCTGAAAGCCTAGTAAATAAAGCTGTATCAAGAGCTGCAAAAAAAGCATTGCTTTCTGAGAATATTACAAAACATATAAAAACTAATATTAAAGAAGCTATGTCAGTTATGCCAAAAGTATTATCATTTACTGTTGCTGCAGGTATAATAGGTCTTATTATTGCTGAGTATACACCGGTATTTGAATGGATAGGAATGATTTTTTTACCTCTTTTAAAGATTTGCGGTGTACCATCACCTGAAATTATTGCTCCTGCATTAACAGTTGGAATTGCAGAAATGTTTCTCCCTGTACTGATGATAAAAAGTCATATAACTGTAATGACAGAAGCTGCAAGATTCTTTATTGTAGTTGTATCTATGGTACAGATTATATTTTTCTCAGAAACTGCATCATTGATTTTAGCAACTAAAATGCCTGTTAAAGCACGTGAATTAGTAATAATCTTCTTTGAAAGAACACTTATTGCAATTCCACTAGTTGCACTTGTAATGCATATATTATATTAA